The Burkholderia ubonensis genome has a window encoding:
- a CDS encoding glutathione S-transferase family protein → MRYELYYWPGIQGRGEFVRLALEAAEADYVDVARRSGRGMGMPAMMRVLESATETCLPFAPPFLKAGDQIIGQTANILLFLGGRHGLAPQDEAGRLWVHQLQLTVTDFVTEIHDTHHPIGSGLYYEDQKAEAAERAADFIAHRLPKFLGYFDRVLAQNPHDSGYIAGDALSYVDLSMFQLIEGLRYAFPNAMKHAARKVGGLVALHDRVAEHPGVARYLASERRIAFNEMGIFRHYAELDS, encoded by the coding sequence ATGCGATACGAACTCTATTACTGGCCCGGCATCCAGGGCCGCGGCGAATTCGTGCGGCTCGCGCTTGAAGCGGCCGAAGCCGACTACGTGGACGTCGCGCGCCGATCCGGGCGCGGCATGGGCATGCCGGCCATGATGCGCGTGCTGGAGAGCGCGACCGAAACCTGCCTGCCGTTCGCGCCGCCGTTCCTGAAAGCCGGCGACCAGATCATCGGGCAGACCGCCAACATCCTGCTGTTCCTCGGCGGCCGGCACGGCCTCGCGCCTCAGGACGAAGCAGGGCGGTTGTGGGTCCACCAGCTCCAGTTGACGGTGACCGACTTCGTCACCGAGATTCACGACACGCATCATCCGATCGGCAGCGGCCTGTACTACGAAGATCAAAAGGCGGAGGCCGCCGAGCGCGCGGCCGATTTCATCGCCCACCGGCTACCTAAATTCCTCGGCTACTTCGACCGCGTCCTCGCGCAGAATCCACACGACAGCGGCTACATCGCGGGCGATGCGTTGAGCTACGTGGATCTGTCGATGTTCCAGTTGATCGAAGGGCTGCGCTACGCGTTTCCGAACGCGATGAAGCATGCAGCGCGCAAAGTCGGCGGCCTCGTCGCGCTGCACGACCGCGTCGCCGAGCATCCGGGCGTCGCGCGCTATCTGGCATCGGAGCGCCGCATCGCGTTCAACGAGATGGGGATCTTCCGGCACTACGCCGAGCTCGACAGCTAG
- the leuD gene encoding 3-isopropylmalate dehydratase small subunit has translation MEKFTVHTGVVAPLDRENVDTDAIIPKQFLKSIKRTGFGPNAFDEWRYLDHGEPGQDNSKRPLNPDFVLNQPRYQGASVLLTRKNFGCGSSREHAPWALQQYGFRAIIAPSFADIFYNNCFKNGLLPIVLTEQQVDHLFNETYAFNGYQLTIDLDAQVVRTPDGREYAFDVAAFRKYCLLNGFDDIGLTLRHADKIRQFEAERLAKQPWLNHKLVG, from the coding sequence ATGGAAAAATTCACAGTGCATACCGGCGTCGTGGCGCCGCTCGATCGCGAGAACGTCGACACGGACGCGATCATCCCGAAGCAGTTCCTGAAGTCGATCAAGCGCACCGGCTTCGGCCCGAACGCGTTCGACGAATGGCGTTACCTCGACCACGGCGAGCCGGGCCAGGACAACTCGAAGCGTCCGCTGAACCCGGACTTCGTGCTGAACCAGCCGCGCTACCAGGGCGCGTCGGTCCTGCTCACACGCAAGAACTTCGGCTGCGGCAGCTCGCGCGAACATGCGCCGTGGGCGCTGCAGCAGTACGGCTTCCGCGCGATTATCGCGCCGAGCTTCGCGGACATCTTCTACAACAACTGCTTCAAGAACGGCCTGCTGCCGATCGTGCTGACCGAGCAGCAGGTCGATCACCTGTTCAACGAGACATACGCGTTCAACGGCTATCAGCTGACGATCGATCTCGACGCGCAGGTCGTGCGCACGCCGGACGGCCGCGAATACGCGTTCGACGTCGCCGCGTTCCGCAAGTACTGCCTGCTGAACGGATTCGACGACATCGGCCTGACGCTGCGTCACGCGGACAAGATCCGCCAGTTCGAAGCCGAGCGGCTCGCGAAGCAGCCGTGGCTGAACCACAAGCTGGTCGGCTGA
- the leuC gene encoding 3-isopropylmalate dehydratase large subunit — MAQTLYDKLWNTHVVHTEDDGTALLYIDRQLLHEVTSPQAFEGLKIAHRPVWRISANLAVSDHNVPTTDRSHGIADPVSKLQVDTLDANCDSFGITQFKMNDVRQGIVHIIGPEQGATLPGMTIVCGDSHTSTHGAFGALAHGIGTSEVEHVLATQTLLQKKSKNMLVKVDGALPRGCTAKDIVLAIIGKIGTAGGTGYAIEFGGSTIRALTMEGRMTVCNMAIEAGARAGMVAVDDTTIDYLKGRPFVPTGAEWDQAVEYWRQFTSDDGAQFDRVVELNAAEIVPQVTWGTSPEMVTSIDGRVPDPEREKDPVKRDAMERALAYMALEPNTPIESINVDKIFIGSCTNARIEDIRAAAYVVKKLGRRIAPNVRLAMVVPGSGLVKAQAEHEGLDKVFTNAGFEWREPGCSMCLAMNADRLEPGERCASTSNRNFEGRQGAGGRTHLVSPAMAAAAAIEGHFVDIRKLG, encoded by the coding sequence ATGGCACAGACTCTCTACGACAAACTGTGGAATACCCACGTGGTCCACACCGAGGACGACGGCACGGCATTGCTCTACATCGACCGTCAGCTGCTGCATGAAGTCACGAGCCCGCAGGCGTTCGAAGGGCTGAAGATCGCGCACCGCCCGGTGTGGCGCATCAGCGCGAACCTGGCCGTGTCGGACCACAACGTGCCGACGACGGACCGCAGCCACGGCATCGCCGATCCGGTCTCGAAGCTGCAGGTCGACACGCTCGACGCGAACTGCGACAGCTTCGGCATCACCCAGTTCAAGATGAACGACGTGCGCCAGGGCATCGTGCACATCATCGGCCCGGAGCAGGGCGCGACGCTGCCCGGCATGACGATCGTGTGCGGCGATTCGCACACGTCGACGCACGGCGCGTTCGGCGCGCTCGCGCACGGCATCGGCACGTCGGAAGTCGAGCACGTGCTCGCGACGCAGACGCTGCTGCAGAAAAAGAGCAAGAACATGCTCGTGAAGGTCGACGGCGCACTGCCGCGCGGCTGCACCGCGAAGGACATCGTGCTCGCGATCATCGGCAAGATCGGCACCGCGGGCGGCACCGGCTACGCGATCGAATTCGGCGGCTCGACGATCCGCGCGCTGACGATGGAAGGCCGGATGACGGTCTGCAACATGGCGATCGAAGCGGGCGCGCGCGCCGGCATGGTCGCCGTCGACGACACGACGATCGACTACCTGAAAGGCCGTCCGTTCGTGCCGACCGGCGCGGAATGGGACCAGGCCGTCGAGTACTGGCGCCAGTTCACGTCGGACGACGGCGCGCAGTTCGACCGCGTCGTCGAGCTGAACGCAGCCGAGATCGTCCCGCAGGTCACGTGGGGCACGTCGCCGGAAATGGTCACGTCGATCGACGGCCGCGTGCCCGATCCGGAACGCGAGAAGGATCCGGTCAAGCGCGACGCGATGGAGCGCGCGCTCGCGTACATGGCGCTCGAGCCGAACACGCCGATCGAATCGATCAACGTCGACAAGATCTTCATCGGCTCGTGCACGAACGCGCGCATCGAGGACATCCGCGCGGCCGCGTACGTCGTGAAGAAGCTCGGCCGCCGCATCGCGCCGAACGTGCGGCTCGCGATGGTCGTGCCGGGCTCGGGCCTCGTGAAGGCGCAGGCCGAGCACGAAGGGCTCGACAAGGTGTTCACGAACGCCGGCTTCGAATGGCGCGAGCCGGGCTGCTCGATGTGCCTCGCGATGAATGCCGACCGCCTCGAGCCGGGCGAGCGCTGCGCGTCGACGTCGAACCGCAACTTCGAAGGCCGGCAGGGCGCGGGCGGCCGCACGCACCTCGTCAGCCCCGCGATGGCGGCGGCGGCGGCGATCGAAGGCCACTTCGTCGACATTCGCAAGCTGGGGTAA
- a CDS encoding aromatic-ring-hydroxylating dioxygenase subunit beta gives MRVFSDDELVAFVYREARLLDERRYDEWLSMYADDARYWMPLSPDQPDTELHGALMDEDLLLLRIRIERLGGRRTFSQQPASRGHHLLQRPQVDRAEPDHGAYLLRTPFHYVETRRDEQTLFAGWYTHALAVRDDALRIHVKRVDLVNADAPLGSIQLPM, from the coding sequence ATGCGCGTATTCAGTGACGATGAGCTCGTCGCGTTCGTCTATCGCGAGGCGCGCCTGCTCGACGAGCGGCGCTACGACGAATGGCTCTCGATGTACGCGGACGATGCGCGCTACTGGATGCCGCTGTCGCCGGATCAGCCCGACACCGAGCTGCACGGCGCGCTGATGGACGAGGACCTGCTGCTGCTGCGCATCCGCATCGAGCGGCTCGGCGGGCGCCGCACGTTCTCGCAGCAGCCGGCGAGCCGCGGTCATCATCTGCTGCAGCGGCCGCAGGTCGATCGCGCTGAGCCCGATCACGGCGCGTACCTGCTGCGCACGCCGTTTCACTACGTCGAAACACGGCGCGACGAGCAGACCTTGTTCGCCGGCTGGTACACGCACGCGCTGGCGGTGCGCGACGACGCGTTGCGCATCCACGTGAAGCGCGTCGATCTCGTCAATGCCGACGCGCCGCTCGGCAGCATCCAGCTGCCGATGTGA
- a CDS encoding flavin monoamine oxidase family protein, whose product MNAPEFLSRTLPYIDTLYDYGAFLARTGGHLGTLPADGARDARIAIVGAGVGGLVAACELLRAGARQLVVFEANPARVGGRLLSQSINPDHPHLLAEMGAMRFPPSQAALYHYLERFGIDSSSTFPDPGVVDTEIHYQGHAYRWPAGERPPALFDRVDRGWRAFIRDGVRLDDGTQLPAPAELTALLRAHCYDDARRGWQQYIDRFGDESFYSAIVKIFTGATPPGGVRWRRSEDLRLFGTLGIGSGGFQPVYRASFLEILRIVVNELEVDQRLIPAGIFALAQRLLDDGGQAARVRDRVVHAAVRRVEKQPDGTFALTLDDGTTQVFDRVIVATTTRAMQVGMGITGIANLFAPEVVRAINDTHMVSSSKLFVLTRDKFWLKHGLPHNIQTDTLARGIYCLDYAPDDCDAHGVVLISYTWEDDSHKILSLTDKVERFQRLVAEIGVVSPAFAAHLRPLDDDYARNVTSHDWLSDRYALGAFKLNYPGEDIHSQALFYQFQTAVEPSTDRGIYLAGCCCSFTGGWIEGAVQTAINAASAVIHSLGGVLADGNPLDAMRNRYRYGD is encoded by the coding sequence ATGAACGCTCCTGAATTTCTGTCGCGCACGCTGCCGTACATCGACACGCTGTACGACTACGGCGCCTTCCTGGCCCGCACCGGCGGACACCTCGGCACGCTGCCGGCGGATGGCGCGCGCGACGCGCGGATCGCGATCGTCGGCGCTGGCGTGGGCGGCCTCGTCGCCGCGTGCGAGCTGCTGCGCGCGGGTGCGCGGCAGCTCGTCGTGTTCGAGGCGAACCCGGCGCGCGTGGGCGGCCGGCTGCTGTCGCAGTCGATCAATCCCGACCATCCGCACCTGCTCGCCGAAATGGGCGCGATGCGTTTCCCGCCATCGCAGGCCGCGCTGTACCACTATCTCGAGCGGTTCGGCATCGACAGCTCGTCGACGTTTCCCGATCCGGGTGTCGTCGATACCGAGATCCATTACCAGGGGCACGCGTATCGCTGGCCCGCGGGCGAGCGCCCGCCTGCGCTGTTCGACCGCGTCGACCGCGGCTGGCGCGCGTTCATACGCGACGGCGTGCGGCTCGACGACGGCACGCAGCTGCCCGCGCCGGCCGAGCTGACGGCGCTGCTGCGCGCGCATTGCTACGACGACGCGCGTCGCGGCTGGCAGCAGTACATCGACCGGTTCGGCGACGAGTCGTTCTACTCGGCGATCGTCAAGATCTTCACGGGCGCGACGCCGCCCGGCGGCGTGCGCTGGCGCAGGAGCGAGGACCTGCGGCTGTTCGGCACGCTCGGGATCGGCTCGGGCGGTTTTCAGCCGGTCTATCGCGCGTCGTTCCTCGAAATCCTGCGGATCGTCGTCAACGAACTCGAAGTCGACCAGCGGCTGATTCCGGCCGGCATCTTCGCGCTCGCGCAGCGGTTGCTCGACGACGGCGGGCAAGCCGCGCGCGTACGCGACCGGGTGGTGCACGCGGCCGTGCGGCGCGTCGAGAAGCAGCCGGACGGCACCTTCGCGCTGACGCTCGACGATGGGACGACGCAGGTGTTCGACCGCGTGATCGTCGCGACGACGACGCGGGCGATGCAGGTCGGCATGGGCATCACCGGCATCGCGAACCTGTTCGCGCCCGAGGTCGTGCGCGCGATCAACGATACGCACATGGTCAGTTCGTCGAAGCTGTTCGTGCTGACCCGCGACAAGTTCTGGCTCAAGCACGGGCTGCCGCACAACATCCAGACCGACACGCTGGCGCGCGGCATCTACTGCCTCGACTACGCGCCCGACGATTGCGACGCGCACGGCGTCGTGCTGATCAGCTACACGTGGGAAGACGATTCGCACAAGATCCTGTCGCTCACGGACAAGGTCGAACGGTTCCAGCGCCTCGTGGCCGAGATCGGTGTCGTGTCGCCGGCGTTCGCCGCACACCTGCGTCCGCTCGACGACGATTACGCGCGCAACGTGACGAGCCACGACTGGCTGTCGGACCGCTATGCGCTCGGCGCGTTCAAGCTGAACTATCCGGGCGAGGACATCCATTCGCAGGCGCTGTTCTACCAGTTCCAGACGGCCGTCGAGCCTTCGACGGACCGTGGCATTTACTTGGCCGGCTGCTGCTGCTCGTTTACGGGCGGCTGGATCGAGGGCGCGGTGCAGACGGCGATCAATGCGGCGAGCGCGGTGATCCACAGCCTCGGCGGCGTGCTGGCCGACGGCAATCCGCTGGACGCGATGCGCAACCGCTATCGCTACGGCGACTGA
- a CDS encoding DUF4440 domain-containing protein produces the protein MNPSNPYFQEVADAHVDIEAWLSGRATRDALAPLLARFSRAFSMISLQGHALDYADIDILFSRGYGARPGLRIAIDELHEVSAWQRGAVIGYRETQTDEAGRRTVRRSTVVFERDADGRIGWLRLHETPVTG, from the coding sequence ACCCGTATTTCCAGGAAGTCGCCGACGCGCACGTCGACATCGAAGCATGGCTGTCCGGCCGCGCCACGCGCGACGCGCTCGCGCCGCTGCTCGCGCGCTTCTCGCGCGCGTTCTCGATGATCTCGCTGCAGGGCCATGCGCTCGACTACGCCGATATCGACATCCTGTTCTCGCGCGGCTACGGCGCGCGGCCCGGCCTGCGCATCGCGATCGACGAGCTGCACGAAGTGAGCGCATGGCAGCGCGGCGCGGTGATCGGCTATCGCGAGACGCAGACCGACGAAGCCGGCCGGCGTACCGTGCGCCGCTCGACCGTCGTGTTCGAACGCGATGCGGACGGCCGCATCGGCTGGCTGCGGCTGCACGAAACACCGGTGACGGGCTGA
- a CDS encoding Rieske 2Fe-2S domain-containing protein, which produces MTAQPFIDEPASLVRDTEVHKDLYLSPRIFELEMRELFRNTWVYVGHTSQIPRTGDYVTTTIGAEPVVMVRHDDGSVRVLHNRCSHKGTQLVTDACGNTGAFFRCPYHAWSYRTDGSLYAIPLRRGYENTGFASCEASKGMQAVGAVHDHRGFVFCRLNPSGVDFHAYFGDALSSLDNLVDRSPEGRVEVAGGVFRYVHGCNWKMLVENQTDTCHPMVAHESSAGTAVRVWERDGAQHAKPMAVELLEPFIQPHAFFEQMGLRVWPNGHGHTGTADSIHARYTPIPGYHEKMVAAYGEARAARILGEVRHNTVLFPNAMVKGPIQILRVFKPLAVDRTLVESWSFRLVGAPDSLFERTLAYNRLINAPTSIVAHDDLEMYERAQRGLATQSRDWVHVGRLFDPQEFAQPTFVTNGTSEQQIRNQFRAWLRYIAPASTQEAADARIQ; this is translated from the coding sequence ATGACGGCGCAACCGTTCATCGACGAGCCGGCGTCGCTCGTGCGCGACACCGAGGTGCACAAGGACCTCTATCTGTCGCCGCGCATCTTCGAGCTGGAGATGCGCGAGCTGTTCCGCAACACGTGGGTCTACGTCGGCCACACGAGCCAGATTCCGCGGACGGGCGACTACGTGACGACGACGATCGGCGCGGAGCCGGTCGTGATGGTGCGCCACGACGACGGGTCGGTGCGGGTGCTCCACAATCGCTGCTCGCACAAGGGCACCCAGCTGGTGACGGACGCGTGCGGCAACACGGGCGCGTTCTTCCGCTGCCCGTATCACGCGTGGTCGTATCGGACCGACGGCAGCCTCTACGCGATCCCGCTGCGGCGCGGCTACGAGAACACGGGCTTCGCATCGTGCGAGGCGAGTAAGGGGATGCAGGCGGTCGGCGCGGTGCATGACCATCGCGGCTTCGTGTTCTGCCGGCTGAACCCGTCCGGCGTCGATTTTCACGCGTATTTCGGCGACGCGCTGTCGTCGCTCGACAATCTGGTCGACCGTTCGCCGGAAGGGCGCGTCGAAGTCGCCGGCGGCGTGTTCCGCTACGTGCACGGCTGCAACTGGAAAATGCTGGTCGAGAACCAGACCGACACCTGTCATCCGATGGTCGCGCACGAATCGTCGGCCGGCACGGCCGTGCGCGTGTGGGAGCGCGACGGCGCGCAGCACGCGAAGCCGATGGCGGTCGAACTGCTCGAGCCGTTCATCCAGCCGCACGCGTTCTTCGAGCAGATGGGGCTGCGCGTGTGGCCCAACGGGCACGGGCATACCGGCACCGCCGATTCGATCCATGCGCGCTATACGCCGATTCCCGGCTATCACGAGAAGATGGTCGCCGCCTATGGCGAAGCGCGCGCCGCGCGCATTCTCGGCGAGGTGCGTCACAACACCGTGCTGTTCCCGAATGCGATGGTGAAGGGGCCGATCCAGATCCTGCGCGTGTTCAAGCCGCTTGCCGTCGATCGCACGCTGGTCGAGTCGTGGTCGTTCCGGCTGGTCGGCGCACCGGACTCGCTGTTCGAGCGCACGCTCGCGTACAACCGCCTGATCAATGCGCCGACGTCGATCGTCGCGCACGACGATCTCGAGATGTACGAGCGCGCGCAGCGTGGGCTCGCGACGCAGTCGCGCGACTGGGTGCACGTCGGTCGTCTGTTCGATCCGCAGGAGTTCGCGCAGCCGACGTTCGTGACGAACGGCACCAGCGAGCAGCAGATCCGCAACCAGTTCCGCGCATGGCTGCGCTACATCGCGCCCGCGTCGACGCAGGAGGCCGCCGATGCGCGTATTCAGTGA